A genome region from Bradyrhizobium commune includes the following:
- a CDS encoding F0F1 ATP synthase subunit delta, giving the protein MAAEDTSVSGVSGRYATALFELARDQKVVDEVKADLDKFEAMLNESADLKRLVRSPVFAADAQTRALSAVLDKAGIAGISANFLKVLTANRRLFAVADVIRAYRALVARFKGEATADVTVAEALSDKNLDALKVALKSVTGKDVALNVKIDPSIIGGLVVKLGSRMIDSSLRTKLNSIKHAMKEAG; this is encoded by the coding sequence GTGGCTGCAGAAGATACGTCCGTTTCAGGTGTGTCCGGCCGTTATGCAACGGCCTTGTTTGAACTGGCCCGTGACCAGAAAGTGGTCGACGAGGTCAAAGCCGATCTCGACAAGTTCGAGGCCATGCTGAACGAAAGCGCCGATCTGAAGCGCCTCGTCCGCAGCCCGGTGTTCGCGGCCGATGCCCAGACCAGGGCCCTCTCGGCCGTGCTGGACAAGGCCGGCATTGCCGGCATCTCGGCCAATTTCCTCAAGGTCCTGACCGCCAACCGCCGCCTGTTCGCGGTGGCTGACGTCATCCGCGCCTACCGCGCCCTTGTCGCCAGGTTCAAGGGCGAGGCGACCGCGGATGTCACGGTGGCGGAGGCGCTCTCGGACAAGAATCTCGACGCCCTCAAGGTTGCCCTGAAGTCGGTGACCGGCAAGGACGTCGCGCTCAACGTGAAGATCGATCCCTCGATCATCGGTGGCCTCGTCGTGAAGCTCGGCAGCCGCATGATCGATAGTTCGCTTCGCACCAAACTCAATTCGATCAAGCACGCGATGAAAGAGGCAGGCTGA
- the atpA gene encoding F0F1 ATP synthase subunit alpha, producing the protein MDIRAAEISAILKDQIKNFGQEAEVSEVGQVLSVGDGIARVFGLDNVQAGEMVEFENGTRGMALNLETDNVGIVIFGADREIKEGQTVKRTRAIVDAPVGKGLLGRVVDALGNPIDGKGPIQADKRMRVDVKAPGIIPRKSVNEPMATGLKAIDALIPIGRGQRELIIGDRQTGKTAIALDTILNQKPLNAQTDENIKLYCVYVAIGQKRSTVAQFVKVLEEQGALEYSIVVAATASDPAPMQYIAPFTGCTMGEYFRDNGMHAVIIYDDLSKQAVAYRQMSLLLRRPPGREAYPGDVFYLHSRLLERAAKLNKDQGSGSLTALPVIETQANDVSAYIPTNVISITDGQIFLETDLFFQGIRPAVNVGLSVSRVGSSAQTKATKKVAGKIKGELAQYREMAAFAQFGSDLDASTQRLLNRGSRLTELLKQPQFAPLKMEEQVCVIWAGTNGYLDPLPLNKVRAFEDGLLSLLRGKNADILNAIRDSRDLSDDTAAKLKSVVEGYAKSFA; encoded by the coding sequence ATGGACATCCGCGCCGCGGAAATTTCCGCGATCCTCAAGGACCAGATCAAGAATTTCGGCCAGGAAGCTGAAGTCTCCGAAGTCGGACAGGTGCTGTCCGTCGGCGACGGTATCGCCCGCGTCTTCGGTCTGGACAACGTCCAGGCCGGTGAAATGGTCGAGTTCGAGAACGGCACCCGCGGCATGGCGCTGAACCTCGAAACCGACAACGTCGGTATCGTTATTTTCGGCGCCGACCGCGAGATCAAGGAAGGCCAGACCGTCAAGCGCACCCGCGCCATCGTGGACGCGCCGGTCGGCAAGGGCCTGCTCGGCCGCGTAGTCGACGCGCTCGGCAACCCCATCGACGGCAAGGGTCCGATCCAGGCCGACAAGCGCATGCGCGTCGACGTCAAGGCGCCCGGCATCATTCCGCGCAAGTCGGTGAACGAGCCGATGGCGACCGGCCTCAAGGCGATCGACGCCCTGATCCCGATCGGTCGCGGCCAGCGCGAGCTGATCATCGGCGACCGTCAGACCGGCAAGACCGCGATCGCGCTCGACACCATTCTCAATCAGAAGCCGCTCAACGCGCAGACCGACGAGAACATCAAGCTGTATTGCGTCTACGTCGCGATCGGCCAGAAGCGTTCGACGGTTGCGCAGTTCGTGAAGGTGCTGGAAGAGCAGGGCGCGCTCGAGTACTCGATCGTCGTCGCCGCGACCGCCTCCGATCCGGCACCGATGCAGTACATCGCCCCCTTCACCGGCTGCACGATGGGCGAGTATTTCCGCGACAACGGCATGCACGCCGTCATCATCTATGACGATCTGTCCAAGCAGGCCGTCGCCTACCGCCAGATGTCGCTCTTGCTGCGCCGCCCGCCCGGCCGCGAAGCCTATCCGGGCGACGTGTTCTATCTGCACTCCCGCCTGCTCGAGCGCGCGGCGAAGCTGAACAAGGACCAGGGCTCGGGCTCGCTGACGGCGCTGCCGGTCATCGAAACCCAGGCCAACGACGTGTCGGCCTACATTCCGACCAACGTCATCTCGATCACTGACGGTCAGATCTTCCTGGAAACCGACCTGTTCTTCCAGGGCATCCGCCCGGCGGTGAACGTCGGTCTGTCGGTGTCGCGCGTCGGCTCCTCGGCGCAGACCAAGGCCACCAAGAAGGTCGCCGGCAAGATCAAGGGCGAGCTCGCGCAGTACCGCGAAATGGCGGCGTTCGCGCAGTTTGGCTCCGACCTCGACGCCTCGACCCAGCGCCTGCTCAACCGCGGCTCGCGCCTGACCGAGCTGTTGAAGCAGCCGCAGTTCGCGCCGCTGAAGATGGAAGAGCAGGTCTGCGTGATCTGGGCCGGCACCAATGGCTATCTCGATCCGCTCCCGCTCAACAAGGTGCGCGCGTTCGAGGACGGCCTGTTGTCGCTGCTGCGCGGCAAGAATGCCGACATCCTCAACGCGATCCGCGACTCTCGCGACCTCTCCGACGACACCGCCGCCAAGCTGAAGTCGGTGGTCGAAGGCTACGCCAAGAGCTTTGCATAA
- a CDS encoding adenylate/guanylate cyclase domain-containing protein, whose product MKRKIAAIFAADIAGYSRLVAEDEEETLRRLASYREVIDDFIAKANGRIFNTAGDAVLAEFPSAVDAVRCAIDIQESLRTRNMAYPPSRQMSFRIGITIGDVVERDGDLLGDGVNIAARLEGLAEVGGICVSRAVHEQVANKLSVQFADIGAQEVKNIPTPVHAYMVAMRRDDGTYGTPQLRKTAKPAHGPNWMWPLVVGVVSIVAIGVGGFLYFTQLETAKDTSTAPSPTPTPTVATKAPTPTPTPTAVATAIPTPPPPPPIPGGKFPADTVPFIGDRARAYLSNEYSAAGDYKAFALNIGGFTGTSFNQPNEESARNAALDQCQKRADAAQSPRRCELYAVGNNIVYTHGAPPMPPQPWVRHDSITQRAFVSKDFPMLRDQAKTRVETLYVPAAKLRSVALGPGGQYFMVLGASSVEETTRRALESCGALAGVACMIVAVDENFVVPIPTLLRVTGFFHAASNSSIVADARDEVVRRLGDGMGWNAVAVGTAGRPGLGLKAADEQAAVNAALADCVKHDSDCHVIAIGPFTVGPTN is encoded by the coding sequence ATGAAGCGCAAGATCGCGGCGATTTTCGCGGCCGATATTGCCGGCTATTCGAGGCTCGTTGCGGAAGACGAGGAAGAGACGCTGCGGCGGCTGGCGTCCTACCGCGAGGTCATCGACGATTTCATCGCCAAGGCGAACGGCCGCATCTTCAACACCGCCGGCGACGCCGTGCTCGCGGAATTCCCGAGTGCGGTCGATGCGGTGCGCTGCGCGATCGATATCCAGGAATCGCTTCGAACCCGCAACATGGCCTATCCGCCAAGCCGGCAGATGTCGTTTCGCATCGGCATCACCATCGGCGACGTGGTCGAGCGCGACGGCGATCTCTTGGGCGACGGCGTCAATATCGCAGCCAGGCTGGAAGGGCTCGCCGAGGTCGGCGGCATCTGCGTTTCCCGTGCGGTGCATGAGCAGGTCGCCAACAAGCTGTCGGTGCAGTTCGCCGATATCGGCGCGCAGGAGGTCAAGAACATTCCGACCCCGGTGCACGCCTACATGGTGGCGATGCGCCGCGACGACGGGACCTACGGGACGCCGCAGCTGAGGAAGACGGCAAAGCCGGCGCACGGGCCGAACTGGATGTGGCCGCTGGTGGTCGGCGTCGTCTCAATCGTCGCCATCGGCGTCGGCGGCTTCCTCTATTTCACCCAGCTCGAGACCGCCAAGGACACCTCGACGGCGCCAAGTCCGACGCCGACCCCGACCGTCGCGACGAAGGCGCCGACACCCACGCCGACGCCAACCGCGGTTGCCACGGCCATACCAACGCCTCCGCCGCCGCCTCCGATTCCAGGCGGCAAATTCCCCGCGGATACGGTGCCGTTCATCGGCGATCGCGCCCGCGCCTATCTCAGCAACGAATATTCCGCGGCCGGCGACTACAAGGCCTTCGCCCTGAATATCGGCGGCTTCACCGGCACGTCGTTCAATCAGCCCAACGAGGAAAGCGCGCGCAATGCCGCGCTCGACCAGTGCCAGAAGCGCGCGGATGCCGCGCAATCGCCACGGCGCTGCGAGCTCTATGCGGTCGGCAACAACATCGTCTACACGCACGGTGCGCCGCCGATGCCGCCGCAGCCCTGGGTGCGGCATGACAGCATCACGCAGCGCGCCTTCGTGTCGAAGGACTTTCCGATGTTGCGTGACCAGGCCAAGACCCGTGTCGAGACCTTGTATGTCCCGGCGGCGAAATTGCGTTCGGTCGCGCTCGGACCGGGCGGACAATATTTCATGGTATTGGGCGCCTCGTCGGTCGAGGAAACCACGCGGCGGGCGCTGGAATCCTGCGGCGCGCTCGCGGGCGTTGCCTGCATGATCGTGGCGGTCGACGAGAATTTCGTCGTGCCGATCCCGACCCTGCTCAGGGTCACCGGCTTCTTCCATGCCGCGAGCAATTCCTCGATTGTGGCCGATGCGCGCGACGAGGTGGTGCGCAGGCTCGGCGATGGTATGGGCTGGAACGCGGTTGCCGTCGGCACCGCCGGTCGTCCCGGCCTCGGCCTGAAAGCCGCAGACGAGCAGGCCGCCGTCAATGCAGCGCTGGCCGACTGCGTCAAGCACGACAGCGACTGCCACGTCATCGCGATCGGCCCGTTCACAGTCGGCCCGACGAACTAA
- the atpD gene encoding F0F1 ATP synthase subunit beta → MATAANQIGRVTQVMGAVVDVQFEGHLPAILNSLETRNGNIRLVLEVAQHLGESTVRTIAMDVTEGLVRGQEVTDTGQPIAVPVGAGTLGRIMNVIGEPIDEAGPIQSEGLRPIHQEAPSYTDQSTEAEILVTGIKVVDLLAPYAKGGKIGLFGGAGVGKTVLIQELINNVAKAHGGYSVFAGVGERTREGNDLYHEFIESKVNADPHNPDPSVKSKCALVFGQMNEPPGARARVGLTGLTVAEHFRDQGQDVLFFVDNIFRFTQAGSEVSALLGRIPSAVGYQPTLATDMGALQERITTTQKGSITSVQAIYVPADDLTDPAPATSFAHLDATTVLSRAISEKGIYPAVDPLDSTSRMLSPLVVGQEHYDTARQVQQVLQRYKSLQDIIAILGMDELSEEDKLTVARARKIERFLSQPFHVAEIFTGSPGKFVDLADTIKGFRGLCEGKYDHLPEAAFYMVGTIEEAVEKGKKLAAEAA, encoded by the coding sequence ATGGCTACAGCAGCTAACCAGATCGGCCGCGTCACCCAGGTTATGGGCGCCGTCGTCGACGTGCAGTTCGAGGGCCATCTGCCCGCCATTCTCAATTCGCTGGAAACCAGGAACGGCAACATCCGCCTCGTGCTGGAAGTTGCGCAGCATCTCGGTGAATCCACCGTGCGCACCATCGCGATGGACGTGACCGAGGGTCTGGTGCGCGGCCAGGAAGTCACCGACACCGGCCAGCCGATCGCGGTTCCGGTCGGCGCCGGCACGCTCGGGCGCATCATGAACGTCATCGGCGAGCCGATCGACGAAGCCGGTCCGATCCAGTCGGAAGGCCTGCGCCCCATCCACCAGGAAGCGCCGAGCTACACCGACCAGTCGACGGAAGCCGAGATTCTCGTCACCGGCATCAAGGTCGTCGACCTTCTTGCTCCGTATGCGAAGGGCGGCAAGATCGGCCTGTTCGGCGGCGCCGGCGTCGGCAAGACCGTGCTGATTCAGGAACTGATCAACAACGTCGCCAAGGCGCACGGCGGTTACTCCGTGTTCGCCGGCGTCGGCGAGCGTACACGTGAGGGCAACGACCTCTATCACGAGTTCATCGAGTCCAAGGTCAACGCCGATCCGCACAATCCGGATCCGAGCGTGAAGTCGAAATGCGCCCTGGTGTTCGGCCAGATGAACGAGCCGCCGGGCGCCCGCGCCCGCGTCGGCCTCACCGGTCTGACCGTCGCCGAGCACTTCCGCGACCAGGGCCAGGACGTGCTGTTCTTCGTCGACAACATCTTCCGCTTCACGCAAGCCGGTTCGGAAGTGTCGGCGCTGCTCGGCCGTATTCCTTCGGCGGTGGGCTATCAGCCGACGCTCGCCACCGACATGGGCGCGCTGCAGGAGCGCATCACCACCACGCAGAAGGGCTCGATCACCTCGGTGCAGGCCATCTACGTTCCGGCCGACGACTTGACCGACCCGGCGCCCGCGACCTCGTTCGCGCATTTGGACGCCACCACCGTGCTGTCGCGCGCGATCTCGGAAAAGGGCATCTACCCCGCGGTGGATCCGCTCGACTCGACCTCGCGCATGCTCTCGCCGCTCGTCGTGGGCCAGGAGCACTACGACACCGCGCGCCAGGTCCAGCAGGTGCTTCAGCGCTACAAGTCGCTCCAGGACATCATCGCCATTCTCGGCATGGACGAGCTTTCGGAAGAGGACAAGCTGACCGTAGCCCGCGCCCGCAAGATCGAGCGCTTCCTGTCGCAGCCATTCCACGTCGCCGAAATCTTCACCGGCTCGCCCGGCAAGTTCGTCGACCTCGCGGACACCATCAAGGGCTTCCGCGGCCTCTGCGAAGGCAAGTATGACCATTTGCCGGAAGCCGCCTTCTACATGGTCGGCACCATCGAAGAGGCGGTCGAGAAGGGCAAGAAGCTGGCGGCGGAAGCCGCTTAA
- a CDS encoding F0F1 ATP synthase subunit epsilon — translation MATFHFDLVSPEKLAFSGEVDQVDIPGVEGDFGVLAGHAPVVAAIRPGILTITAGGKHEKVIVLGGLAEVSEKGLTVLADVATELTELDRAQFAETISEMEDGLKEKEGSELDQAIERLDHYKSIQSQLSSTAMH, via the coding sequence ATGGCCACCTTCCATTTCGATCTCGTCTCTCCGGAAAAGCTCGCCTTCTCGGGCGAGGTCGATCAGGTCGACATTCCCGGCGTCGAGGGTGACTTCGGCGTGCTGGCGGGTCATGCGCCGGTCGTGGCCGCGATCCGTCCGGGCATCCTCACCATCACCGCGGGCGGCAAGCATGAGAAGGTGATCGTGCTGGGCGGCCTCGCCGAAGTCTCCGAGAAGGGCCTGACCGTGCTCGCCGACGTCGCGACGGAGCTGACCGAGCTTGACCGCGCCCAGTTCGCCGAGACCATCTCCGAGATGGAAGACGGGCTGAAGGAGAAAGAAGGCTCCGAGCTCGATCAGGCGATCGAGCGGCTCGATCACTACAAGAGCATCCAGAGCCAGCTGTCTTCGACGGCGATGCACTAA
- a CDS encoding F0F1 ATP synthase subunit gamma: MASLKDMRVRIASTKATQKITKAMQMVAASRLRRAQQAAEAARPYADKMSAVISNIAAAAAGSPGAPALLAGTGRDQVHLLLVCTGERGLSGAFNSSIVRLARERAQALMAQGKDVKFFCVGRKGYEQLRRLYDKQIVEHLDLRSVRQLGFVNAEDIAKKVLARFDAGEFDVCTLFYAQFKSVIAQIPTAQQIIPLVVEEKAANAPSTSYEYEPEEDELLSGLLPRNIAVQIFRALLENNASFYGAQMSSMDNATRNAGEMIRKQTQIYNRTRQAQITKELIEIISGAEAV, translated from the coding sequence ATGGCGTCACTTAAAGACATGCGCGTGCGCATCGCCTCGACCAAGGCGACGCAGAAGATCACGAAGGCGATGCAGATGGTCGCGGCGTCCAGATTGCGCCGCGCCCAGCAAGCGGCCGAGGCGGCGCGGCCCTATGCCGACAAGATGAGCGCGGTGATCTCCAATATCGCCGCCGCCGCCGCGGGCTCACCCGGTGCGCCGGCGCTGCTGGCCGGCACCGGCAGGGACCAGGTTCACCTGCTGCTGGTCTGCACCGGCGAGCGCGGCCTGTCCGGCGCCTTCAACTCCTCGATCGTGCGTCTGGCCCGCGAGCGCGCCCAGGCGCTGATGGCGCAAGGCAAGGACGTGAAATTCTTCTGCGTCGGCCGCAAGGGCTACGAGCAGCTCCGCCGTCTTTACGACAAGCAGATCGTCGAGCACCTCGACCTGCGCAGCGTTCGCCAACTCGGCTTCGTCAACGCCGAGGACATCGCGAAGAAGGTTCTGGCCCGTTTCGATGCCGGCGAGTTCGACGTCTGCACGCTGTTCTATGCGCAGTTCAAGTCGGTGATCGCCCAGATCCCCACCGCGCAGCAGATCATTCCGCTGGTCGTGGAAGAAAAAGCGGCGAACGCACCGTCGACGTCCTACGAGTACGAGCCGGAGGAGGACGAACTCCTCTCCGGCCTGTTGCCGCGAAACATCGCGGTGCAGATCTTCCGCGCGCTGCTGGAAAACAACGCCTCGTTCTACGGCGCGCAGATGAGCTCGATGGACAACGCCACCCGCAACGCCGGTGAAATGATCCGCAAGCAGACCCAGATCTACAACCGAACCCGTCAAGCCCAGATCACCAAGGAGCTGATCGAGATCATCTCCGGCGCCGAGGCGGTCTGA
- a CDS encoding DUF2336 domain-containing protein, whose protein sequence is MDPQESLIEQLEAAMAGKNMSRRADTLRRVTELFSAGSGRFSDDQVGLFGDVMSRLARDIELNVRATFGGRLAKLPDAPRNVIRMLAFDSAIEVAGPVLRDSPQLDQATLVECSKSLSNDHLLAVSARAVLTEPVTDVLIDRGDQAVIASLAENRGARFSDQGVNALVAKTGADGDIAAAVWARPDIPRQALVKLFVQASAAVRKRLEAADPRKADLIRAAVASATDALQTTARMGSHESSQAQAEIQALNAAGKLNEAKLADFAEATSFDRVSCALSLMSNLPLGLVERVLVDKQREQVLVIAKAVGLSWTTVKSILAMQAGSGGVAVDDIEQLFKNFAKLQTKTAQTALQFYRLRERAMESAKH, encoded by the coding sequence ATGGACCCGCAAGAAAGCTTGATCGAGCAGCTCGAAGCCGCGATGGCTGGAAAGAACATGTCGCGTCGCGCGGACACTTTGCGGCGCGTGACCGAGCTTTTTTCGGCAGGCTCCGGTCGTTTTTCGGACGACCAAGTCGGACTGTTTGGCGACGTCATGAGCAGGCTTGCACGTGACATCGAGCTCAACGTCCGAGCAACCTTTGGAGGTCGACTGGCCAAGTTGCCGGATGCGCCAAGGAACGTCATTCGCATGCTGGCATTCGACAGCGCAATCGAGGTCGCCGGGCCGGTGCTACGCGACTCCCCGCAGCTCGACCAGGCGACGCTCGTCGAATGCTCCAAAAGCCTGAGCAACGATCACCTGCTCGCGGTATCCGCTCGCGCGGTGTTGACCGAACCCGTGACTGACGTGCTGATTGATCGGGGCGATCAAGCGGTGATTGCCAGTCTCGCCGAGAATCGGGGAGCCCGGTTTTCGGATCAGGGCGTCAATGCCCTGGTCGCGAAAACAGGTGCCGACGGCGACATCGCGGCGGCCGTCTGGGCGCGCCCTGATATTCCGCGCCAGGCGCTCGTGAAGCTGTTTGTGCAAGCCTCGGCGGCGGTCAGAAAGCGGCTGGAGGCCGCCGATCCGCGCAAGGCCGATTTGATCCGAGCTGCGGTTGCCAGTGCGACGGACGCGTTACAAACCACAGCCCGGATGGGGTCGCACGAGAGCAGCCAGGCGCAGGCCGAAATTCAGGCCCTGAACGCGGCCGGCAAGCTGAATGAAGCAAAATTAGCGGACTTTGCCGAAGCAACGAGCTTTGACAGAGTGTCGTGTGCGCTCTCGCTCATGAGCAACCTGCCACTCGGGTTGGTCGAACGCGTGCTGGTGGACAAGCAGCGGGAGCAGGTTCTCGTCATCGCCAAAGCTGTTGGCCTGTCATGGACAACCGTCAAGTCCATCCTGGCAATGCAAGCCGGCAGCGGTGGCGTAGCCGTCGATGATATAGAACAGCTGTTCAAGAATTTTGCCAAGCTTCAGACCAAAACTGCTCAAACCGCGCTTCAGTTTTATCGGCTCCGAGAGCGCGCCATGGAAAGCGCGAAGCACTAG